From a single Populus trichocarpa isolate Nisqually-1 chromosome 17, P.trichocarpa_v4.1, whole genome shotgun sequence genomic region:
- the LOC7482487 gene encoding transcription factor MYB16 has protein sequence MGRSPCCDKVGLKKGPWTPEEDQKLLAYIEEHGHGSWRALPAKAGLQRCGKSCRLRWTNYLRPDIKRGKFSLQEEQTIIQLHALLGNRWSAIATHLPKRTDNEIKNYWNTHLKKRLAKMGIDPVTHKSKNDALLSIDGQSKNAANLSHMAQWESARLEAEARLVRESKLRSQSIQHQLSSTTPGYFPGSGSSPGSTSSTLAQPPRSLDALKAWNDGWSKSSEGNGGGLNMGIGDVLESPTSTLTFSENAPPVMNSGAVGENSISMIEFVGTSGSTETGIIKEEGEHDWKSLSNSSHLPDNSVSLTSTLHDMTISMEAPWNPDSLRANCDNVHVGKNVMEEGFTHLLLSDSAERSLSDDGKDSDHSGGSGSGSGSNYYEDNKNYWNSILNLVNSSPSNSPMF, from the exons ATGGGTCGATCACCATGCTGTGACAAGGTGGGCTTGAAGAAAGGGCCATGGACACCCGAGGAAGATCAAAAACTCCTAGCTTATATTGAAGAACACGGCCATGGAAGCTGGCGTGCCTTGCCCGCTAAAGCAG GTCTTCAAAGATGTGGAAAGAGCTGCAGGCTTAGATGGACTAACTATCTCAGGCCAGATATTAAGAGAGGAAAGTTCAGCTTGCAAGAAGAGCAAACTATCATTCAACTCCATGCCCTCTTAGGGAACAG GTGGTCGGCTATAGCCACTCACTTGCCTAAGAGGACAGATAATGAGATCAAGAATTACTGGAATACACATCTTAAGAAAAGGTTAGCCAAAATGGGGATTGATCCGGTAACTCACAAGTCGAAAAATGATGCTTTACTTTCCATTGACGGTCAATCCAAGAATGCAGCAAATCTTAGCCACATGGCTCAATGGGAAAGTGCCCGGCTCGAAGCTGAAGCTAGATTGGTCAGGGAATCCAAACTACGTTCACAATCAATTCAACACCAACTTAGCAGTACTACTCCAGGTTACTTTCCCGGTTCAGGTTCGAGTCCAGGCTCAACTTCATCAACTTTGGCTCAACCGCCGCGGTCTCTTGATGCGCTAAAAGCTTGGAATGATGGTTGGTCAAAATCAAGTGAAGGTAATGGTGGTGGTCTAAACATGGGAATTGGAGATGTCCTTGAGTCTCCAACATCTACTCTAACTTTCTCAGAAAATGCACCACCGGTCATGAATTCAGGTGCAGTTGGAGAGAATTCAATTTCAATGATTGAGTTTGTTGGGACTTCAGGGTCAACAGAGACTGGAATTATCAAAGAAGAAGGTGAACATGATTGGAAAAGCCTTTCAAATTCAAGCCATTTGCCCGATAATTCAGTATCCCTTACATCAACCCTTCATGACATGACAATTTCTATGGAAGCACCATGGAATCCAGATTCTTTAAGGGCAAATTGTGACAATGTTCATGTTGGAAAAAATGTCATGGAAGAAGGGTTCACTCATCTTTTGCTTAGTGATTCTGCTGAGAGGAGTTTGTCAGACGATGGCAAGGACTCTGACCATAGTGGTGGCAGTGGCAGTGGCAGTGGTAGCAATTATTACGAAGACAATAAGAATTACTGGAACAGCATTCTCAATTTGGTGAATTCTTCCCCATCTAATTCACCCATGTTCTAA